In the Malania oleifera isolate guangnan ecotype guangnan chromosome 1, ASM2987363v1, whole genome shotgun sequence genome, one interval contains:
- the LOC131146513 gene encoding uncharacterized protein LOC131146513 gives MGENFYYHCGRLGHRSWSCEGPRAQEPVHRPFWGGYKVPRGGRQRNTTPTRVYALMLRDAEATGDVVTGSTHSFISLGYAKLSGIEAQQLDVELLIATPTGSVMRYRRVLKKFPMDNQEKVLAVDLVLVSEIQVRKLLQGGFQDYIVYIKEMPEEEVKQADIPLVKEFLDVFPYELLGLSPKREI, from the exons ATGGGAGAGAATTTCtactatcattgtgggagactcgGTCATAGGTCTTGGTCATGTGAGGGACCGCGGGCCCAAGAACCAGTTCATAGACCGTTCTGGGGTGGTTACAAGGTGCCCCGTGGAGGCCGGCAGAGGAACACAACACCAACaagagtctatgcattgatgcTGCGTGATGCTGAGGCTACTggagacgtcgtgacag gatccACTCATTCTTTCATATCATTAGGGTATGCTAAGCTATCTGGGATAGAGGCACAAcagttagatgttgaattgctAATAGCCACGCCGACTGGATCAGTAATGAGAtataggagggtacttaaaaaatttccaatggACAATCAAGAGAAAGTACTAGCAGTTGATCTtgtg TTAGTGTCGGAAATTCAAGTGAGGAAGTTGCTTCAGGGTGGTTTCCAGGATTATATTGTatatataaaggagatgccaGAAGAAGAAGTGAAACAGGCTGATATTCCATTAGTTAAAGAATTTCTAGATGTCTTTCCATATGAATTACTTGGTTTATCACCAAAGCGagaaatttaa